Proteins co-encoded in one Arachis hypogaea cultivar Tifrunner chromosome 13, arahy.Tifrunner.gnm2.J5K5, whole genome shotgun sequence genomic window:
- the LOC140177656 gene encoding uncharacterized protein, with product MIRNTALLFKWWWRFAKEECPLWKKVVCSCNNLRLNELLSTQVFPTRGGPWKDICHIEFKEQTLRDKIITGLAMEVLQEGMLSEDVARYSFRNTIWKGLAPPRVELFVWFVLVGKVNTKERLSRLRIISQDDKRCVLCNKDDEQVHHLFLDCDFAWHVWSAWISAFGRPCVFPELVKDHFLSWTDESRRKEDRKQRLRCFCAIIWHIWMERNRRIFQNEVKALTRSSQ from the exons ATGATTCGGAACACTGCActgttgtttaagtggtggtggcgtttTGCGAAGGAAGAGTGCCCATTGTGGAAGAAGGTGGTCTGTTCATGTAATAACTTGAGGCTGAATGAGTTACTATCTACACAAGTGTTCCCTACTAGAGGAGGCCCTTGGAAGGATATTTGCCATATAGAATTTAAGGAGCAGACTCTGAGGGATAAGATTATTACAGGTCTGGCCATGGAG GTGCTACAAGAAGGAATGCTATCAGAGGATGTTGCCAGATACAGCTTCAGGAATACCATCTGGAAAGGGCTGGCTCCACCAAGAGTGGAGCTATTTGTGTGGTTTGTCCTGGTTGGCAAGGTGAATACAAAGGAACGGCTAAGCCGTCTCAGGATTATTAGCCAGGATGATAAGCGTTGTGTCTTGTGTAATAAGGATGATGAACAGGTCCATCACTTGTTTCTTGACTGTGATTTTGCTTGGCATGTGTGGAGTGCATGGATATCTGCGTTTGGCCGACCCTGTGTCTTTCCAGAGCTAGTGAAGGACCATTTTCTGAGTTGGACAGATGAGTCGAGAAGAAAGGAAGACCGAAAGCAGCGCCTGAGGTGCTTCTGCGCGATTATCTGGCATATTTGGATGGAGCGAAATAGAAGGATTTTTCAGAATGAAGTAAAGGCGTTGACGAGATCATCTCAATGA